The region AACTACCGCGCGCTCGTCGACATGACCCCGAACGGCGGCTACGGCCGCTTCTGGGGGCCGAACGTCGACCTGGCGGGCAACGACACCCTTGGCGAAGGCAAGATCGCCGGCACCGAATACCTGACTTATTCCGACGACGGCAGCGGCCGCAAGAACGTCACGCTGCTCGTGCAGGTGCCGGCGCGCTTCGACCCGGCGAATCCGTGCATCGTGACCGCGACGGCCTCGGGTTCGCGCGGCGTGTACGGCGCGATCTCGGCGGCGGGCGAATGGGCGCTCAAGCGCGGCTGCGCCGTGGCCTACAACGACAAGGGCGGCGGCAACGGCGCGCAGGAGGTCGCGAGCGGCACGGTCGCGCTGATCGACGGCACGCTTTCCAATGTCGCGGGCGCGGGCGGCCAGAGCCAGTTCAGCGCGAGCGAATCGCTGTCCGACCTCGCGAGCTTCAACACCCGTTACCCGAACCGCTACGCGTACAAGCATGCGCATTCGCAGCAGAATCCGGAGCAGGACTGGGGGCGCGTGACACTGCAGGCGGTGCAGTTCGCGTACTGGGTGCTGAACCAGCAATTCGGGCCCACCGTGGGCGGCGGGCGCCACGGCATCCGCTACCGGCCCGGCGACATCACGACGATCGCGGCCTCGGTCAGCAACGGCGGCGGCGCGTCGCTCGCGGCGGCCGAACAGGACACGCAGGGCTATATCACCGCGGTGGTGGTCGGCGAGCCGCAAATCAACGTGCGGCTCGCGCCGAATGTCGCGGTGCAGCAGAACGGCGGCGCGGTGCCGTCGTTCGGCCGTCCGCTCGCCGACTACGCGAGCCTCGCGAACCTGCTGCAACCGTGCGCGGCGGCGGCGGGCGCGGCCGCGGGCGCGCCTTATCTCGGCGCGCTGCCGCTGGCGCAGACCCAGGCCCTGCGCCAGCAGCGCTGCGCGACGCTCGCGGCGGCGGGGATCGTCTCCGGCCAGGATCAGGCGAGCCAGGCGAACGACGCGCTCAACCAGCTGCACGCGGCCGGCTACCTGCCCGATTCCGACCTGCTGCAGGCGCCGATGTGGGATTCGCAGGCGATTCCGGCGATCGCCGTGACCTATGCGAACGCCTACACGCGCTCGCGCGTCAGCGACAACCTGTGCAACTTCAGCTTCGCGACCACCCAGGCTGCGACGGGCGCGGTCGCGGCGCCGGCCGTGTCGCCGATGGGCAACCTGTTCGGGCTCGGCAACGGCGTGCCGCCGACCAACGGCATCAATCTCGTCTTCAACGGCGCGGCGGGCGGCGTCGATCACCGGCTCGCGACGCCCGACGCGAGCTTCGCGGGGGCGCTGTGCCTGCGCCAGCTGTGGACCGCCAACCAGCTCGGCATCGGCGCGAACGTCGATGCGGTGCGCGTGAACGCGAACCTGCAACGCAAGCCCGCGATCATCGTGCACGGCCGCAGCGACGCGCTCGTGCCCGTCAATCACGCCTCGCGCGCCTATGTCGCGCAGAACAGCCTGAGCGAGGGCGGGGCGAGCCAGCTGGCGTTCTATGAAGTGACCAATGCTCAGCACTTCGATGCATTCCTGCCGGTGGCCGGCTTCGACACCCGCTTCATCCCGCTCCACTACTACAACCTGCAGGCGCTCAACCTGATGTGGAACCACCTCAAGAACGGCGCCGCGCTGCCGCCGTCGCAGGTGATCCGCACGATTTCCCGCGGCGGCACGCCGGGCGCCGCGCCGCCGCTGACCGCCTCGAACCTGCCGCCGATCGCGGCGTCGCCGGGCGCGAACGCGATCCGCGCGGGCGGCGGCGTCGTCGACGTGCCGTTCTGATTCCCGCTTGATCCGCTGCCCGGCCGCCCGAACAGGCGGCCGGCTGTCCTGTCGCGGACGCGCCGGACGCCC is a window of Burkholderia sp. FERM BP-3421 DNA encoding:
- a CDS encoding D-(-)-3-hydroxybutyrate oligomer hydrolase, with protein sequence MTSGRGGPMRAAAAAALISGAALLGACNGDGDASTNVLPGFASGSVRTTAYDGVSDDLLTAGLGKTGLASATPPPIANPARPTAAELRRLAIYANYRALVDMTPNGGYGRFWGPNVDLAGNDTLGEGKIAGTEYLTYSDDGSGRKNVTLLVQVPARFDPANPCIVTATASGSRGVYGAISAAGEWALKRGCAVAYNDKGGGNGAQEVASGTVALIDGTLSNVAGAGGQSQFSASESLSDLASFNTRYPNRYAYKHAHSQQNPEQDWGRVTLQAVQFAYWVLNQQFGPTVGGGRHGIRYRPGDITTIAASVSNGGGASLAAAEQDTQGYITAVVVGEPQINVRLAPNVAVQQNGGAVPSFGRPLADYASLANLLQPCAAAAGAAAGAPYLGALPLAQTQALRQQRCATLAAAGIVSGQDQASQANDALNQLHAAGYLPDSDLLQAPMWDSQAIPAIAVTYANAYTRSRVSDNLCNFSFATTQAATGAVAAPAVSPMGNLFGLGNGVPPTNGINLVFNGAAGGVDHRLATPDASFAGALCLRQLWTANQLGIGANVDAVRVNANLQRKPAIIVHGRSDALVPVNHASRAYVAQNSLSEGGASQLAFYEVTNAQHFDAFLPVAGFDTRFIPLHYYNLQALNLMWNHLKNGAALPPSQVIRTISRGGTPGAAPPLTASNLPPIAASPGANAIRAGGGVVDVPF